In Candidatus Peregrinibacteria bacterium, one genomic interval encodes:
- the rfbD gene encoding dTDP-4-dehydrorhamnose reductase encodes MKTSLLLFGSNGMLGKEFFEAYKKDFEIIPVSLDDLDLRETEKILPKILKISPNAILNSAAWTDVEKAENPEVREDVFRLNRDAPREMAKACGKLNIPFFHVSTDFVFAGGKEITNYKLRITNFSENSEKNPLNIYGQSKSEGENAAMREWEKTYIVRTAWLYGKFGRNFVEKIIQRSGQQSAVSSQIPVVNDQFGNPTWTKYVAKTLEMLIRDNGEKYTPGIYHAVSEVGETPPSWYDFAVKIFEYSNMDVHVKAISSAEFPSKVKRPVSSVLKNTKLSKLPTWEEMISEYLSQKKNS; translated from the coding sequence ATGAAAACTTCACTCCTTCTCTTCGGCTCCAATGGAATGCTCGGAAAAGAGTTTTTTGAGGCATATAAAAAAGATTTTGAGATTATTCCCGTTTCCCTCGATGATCTCGACCTCAGGGAAACAGAAAAGATTCTTCCCAAAATTCTCAAAATCTCTCCAAATGCAATTTTGAACTCTGCCGCGTGGACAGACGTAGAAAAAGCGGAGAATCCAGAAGTTCGGGAAGATGTGTTTCGTTTGAATCGCGATGCGCCGAGAGAAATGGCAAAAGCATGCGGAAAATTGAATATTCCATTTTTTCATGTTTCGACGGACTTTGTCTTTGCCGGTGGCAAAGAAATTACGAATTACAAATTACGAATTACGAATTTTAGTGAAAATTCAGAAAAAAATCCCCTGAATATTTATGGACAATCAAAAAGCGAAGGCGAAAATGCGGCGATGCGAGAATGGGAAAAAACATACATCGTGCGGACAGCGTGGCTGTATGGAAAATTTGGAAGAAATTTTGTGGAGAAAATAATTCAGAGAAGCGGTCAGCAGTCAGCGGTCAGCAGTCAGATTCCGGTCGTGAATGATCAATTTGGAAATCCGACGTGGACGAAATATGTCGCGAAAACTTTGGAAATGTTGATTCGCGATAACGGCGAAAAATACACTCCGGGAATTTATCACGCCGTTTCAGAAGTGGGCGAAACTCCGCCGTCATGGTATGATTTTGCGGTGAAAATATTTGAGTATTCGAACATGGACGTGCATGTGAAAGCCATTTCATCGGCTGAATTTCCATCAAAAGTAAAAAGACCGGTCTCATCGGTTTTGAAAAATACGAAATTGTCAAAGCTACCAACATGGGAAGAGATGATTTCAGAATATCTTTCACAAAAAAAGAATTCTTAA